Proteins encoded within one genomic window of Setaria italica strain Yugu1 chromosome IV, Setaria_italica_v2.0, whole genome shotgun sequence:
- the LOC101755948 gene encoding auxin response factor 19 isoform X1 produces the protein MIKQQQQPASSVGPQAAAVAAAAASGCEGEKKPPAINSELWHACAGPLVSLPPAGSLVVYFPQGHSEQVAASMQKDVDGHVPSYPNLPSKLICLLHNVTLHADPETDEVYAQMTLQPVTSYGKEALQLSELALKQPRPQTEFFCKTLTASDTSTHGGFSVPRRAAEKIFPPLDFSMQPPAQEIQARDLHDATWTFRHIYRGQPKRHLLTTGWSLFVSGKRLFAGDSVIFVRDEKQQLLLGIRRANRQPTNISSSVLSSDSMHIGILAAAAHAAANNSPFTIFYNPRASPTEFVVPFAKYQKALYGNQISLGMRFRMMFETEELGTRRYMGTITGISDLDPVRWKNSQWRNLQVGWDESAAGERRNRVSIWEIEPVAAPFFICPPPFFGSKRPRQLDDESSEMENLLKRAMPWLGEEICIKDPQTQNTIMPGLSLVQWMNMNMQQNSSFANTAMQSEYLRSLSNPNMQNLGAADLSRQLCLQNQILQQNSIQFSSSKLPQQMQPVNELSKATLPLNQLGMGTKLQEQIHDPSNLQRQQQSMNQLLPLSQSQTNLVQAQVLVQNQMQQQQQPPSMTQNQQPAASQPQLLPHPQQQQQQQQQQQQQQQQKLLHQQQQLLLQQQQLQQQQQNQQQLNKMAAQVPNLAAQQLQLSDQQLQLQLLQKLQQQQQSLLSQPAVTLAQLPLIQEQQKLILDMQQQLSNSQSLSQQQTMPQQSTKVPSQATPPPPPSMQQEPQQKVPQKHVGFTDTSHAAIPPTTSVNAISAAGSSMMANGAAHSVLTEEIPSCSTSPSTANGNHLAQPILGRNQQCGMINNEKLPQSTAPMSIPSSLEAVTGIPRSTKELPKLNSNVKQSVMASKLPNTGPIPQNLVNSAPPTDYLETASSATSVWLSQADGLLHQGFPMSNFNQQQIFKDAPPETDIQGTDPSNNALFGINNDGQLGFPMGADAFLSNGIDASKYQNHISTDIDGNYRIPKDGQQEISSSMVSQSFGASDMAFNSIDSGMNDGGFLNRTSWPPAAPLKRMRTFTKVYKRGAVGRSIDISHYSGYDELKHALARMFSIEGQLEEQQRIGWKLVYKDHEDDILLLGDDPWEEFVNCVRCIRILSPQEVQQMSLDGDLGNNILPNQACSSSDGGNAWRARCDQNSGNPSTGSYDQFE, from the exons ATGAtcaagcagcagcaacagccggCGAGCTCCGTCGGGCCacaggccgccgccgtggcggcagcggcggcgagcggaTGCGAAG GGGAGAAGAAGCCGCCGGCGATCAACTCGGAGCTGTGGCACGCCTGCGCGGGGCCGCTGGtgtcgctgccgccggcgggCAGCCTCGTCGTCTACTTCCCCCAAGGCCACAGCGAGCAG GTTGCTGCTTCTATGCAAAAGGATGTTGATGGACATGTTCCAAGCTACCCAAACCTTCCATCAAAGTTGATTTGCCTTCTGCATAACGTCACTTTACAT GCGGATCCAGAAACAGATGAAGTGTATGCGCAAATGACTCTCCAGCCAGTTACTTCA TATGGAAAGGAGGCATTGCAACTATCAGAATTAGCTCTGAAACAACCAAGGCCTCAAACAGAGTTCTTCTGTAAGACCCTGACTGCAAGTGACACAAGCACTCATGGAGGCTTCTCCGTGCCTCGTCGAGCAGCTGAGAAGATATTTCCACCCCTT GATTTCTCCATGcaaccacctgcccaagagatACAAGCCAGGGATCTACACGATGCCACATGGACATTCCGTCACATATACCGAG GTCAGCCAAAAAGACATCTGCTTACCACTGGATGGAGTCTTTTTGTTAGTGGGAAGAGATTATTTGCTGGTGATTCTGTCATTTTTGTTAG GGATGAAAAACAGCAACTGCTACTAGGAATCAGGCGTGCTAACAGACAGCCAACTAACATATCATCATCTGTCCTTTCAAGTGACAGCATGCATATAGGAATTCTGGCTGCAGCAGCCCATGCTGCAGCGAACAATAGCCCATTTACCATATTTTATAATCCTAG GGCTAGTCCTACAGAGTTTGTTGTACCGTTTGCTAAGTATCAGAAGGCACTCTATGGTAACCAAATATCTTTAGGAATGCGCTTTCGCATGATGTTTGAAACTGAGGAATTAGGCACAAGAAG GTACATGGGTACAATAACTGGCATTAGTGATCTAGATCCAGTAAGATGGAAAAACTCACAATGGCGCAACTTACAG GTTGGCTGGGATGAATCTGCAGCAGGCGAAAGGCGGAACAGGGTTTCAATCTGGGAAATTGAACCGGTAGCTGCTCCATTTTTCATATGCCCTCCACCATTTTTTGGTTCAAAACGTCCCAGACAACTAG ATGATGAGTCCTCAGAAATGGAGAATCTCTTAAAGAGGGCGATGCCATGGCTCGGTGAGGAGATATGCATAAAGGATCCGCAGACACAGAACACCATAATGCCTGGTCTGAGCTTGGTTCAGTGGATGAACATGAACATGCAGCAGAACTCCTCGTTTGCAAACACGGCAATGCAGTCTGAGTACCTACGATCACTAAGCAACCCCAACATGCAAAATCTTGGTGCAGCTGATCTCTCAAGGCAGTTATGCCTGCAGAACCAGATTCTGCAACAGAACAGTATTCAGTTTAGTTCTTCCAAACTTCCTCAGCAAATGCAGCCGGTCAATGAGTTGTCCAAGGCAACACTCCCACTGAATCAGCTTggcatgggcaccaaactgcaAGAACAGATTCACGATCCCAGCAATCTGCAGAGGCAACAACAGTCCATGAACCAACTTCTTCCATTGAGTCAATCTCAAACCAATCTTGTCCAGGCTCAGGTCCTTGTCCAGAATcaaatgcagcagcagcagcaaccaccatCCATGACTCAAAATCAGCAGCCAGCTGCCAGCCAGCCGCAACTCCTGCCCCatccgcagcagcagcagcagcagcagcagcagcaacagcaacaacaacaacaaaagttactacatcagcagcagcagcttttgCTTCAGCAACAGcaattgcagcagcagcagcaaaatcAGCAACAGCTAAATAAGATGGCTGCGCAAGTGCCAAATCtggcagctcagcagctgcaaTTGTCTGATCAGCAGCTTCAACTGCAACTGTTACAGAAattgcaacagcagcagcagtcttTGCTATCACAACCAGCTGTTACTCTTGCACAGTTACCGCTAATCCAAGAGCAGCAAAAGTTGATTCTTgatatgcagcagcagctgtcAAACTCTCAATCGCTTTCCCAGCAACAAACGATGCCCCAACAAAGTACCAAAGTTCCATCACAggcaacaccaccaccaccgccatccATGCAACAAGAGCCACAGCAGAAGGTTCCACAGAAGCATGTTGGGTTCACTGACACATCACATGCTGCAATTCCTCCAACTACATCAGTCAATGCCATTTCAGCAGCTGGAAGTTCTATGATGGCAAATGGTGCAGCACATTCTGTACTTACCGAGGAAATCCCTTCTTGCTCAACATCACCATCAACAGCTAATGGTAACCATCTTGCGCAACCAATTCTTGGAAGGAACCAACAATGCGGCATGATCAACAATGAGAAGTTGCCTCAGTCTACTGCTCCTATGTCAATACCAAGCTCCCTTGAAGCTGTCACAGGGATACCGAGATCGACTAAGGAACTGCCGAAGTTGAATTCTAATGTCAAGCAAAGTGTGATGGCTTCAAAGTTACCAAATACAGGGCCTATACCACAGAATTTGGTGAACAGTGCACCCCCAACGGACTATCTGGAAACAGCTTCATCAGCAACTTCAGTGTGGCTTTCCCAAGCGGATGGACTTTTACATCAAGGTTTCCCCATGTCTAACTTCAACCAGCAGCAGATATTCAAAGATGCGCCTCCTGAGACTGATATTCAGGGTACTGATCCAAGTAATAATGCACTTTTTGGAATAAACAATGATGGTCAGCTGGGTTTTCCCATGGGAGCAGATGCCTTCTTGTCAAATGGAATTGATGCTTCCAAGTATCAGAATCATATTTCAACAGACATTGATGGTAACTACAGGATTCCAAAGGATGGTCAACAAGAAATATCGTCATCCATGGTTTCACAGTCGTTTGGTGCATCGGATATGGCATTCAATTCAATTGACTCTGGTATGAATGACGGTGGTTTCTTGAACAGAACTTCTTGGCCGCCTGCTGCTCCTCTGAAGAGGATGAGAACATTTACCAAG GTGTATAAACGTGGAGCTGTAGGCCGGTCCATTGACATTAGTCATTATTCTGGATACGATGAGTTGAAGCATGCTCTGGCTCGCATGTTCAGTATTGAGGGGCAACTTGAGGAACAGCAGAGAATTGGCTGGAAACTTGTTTACAAGGACCATGAGGATGACATCCTACTTCTTGGTGATGACCCATGGGA GGAATTTGTCAACTGTGTGAGGTGCATTAGGATCCTGTCGCCTCAGGAAGTGCAGCAGATGAGCTTGGATGGTGATCTTGGGAACAACATTCTCCCTAACCAGGCCTGCAGCAGCTCAGATGGTGGGAATGCCTGGAGAGCTCGCTGCGATCAGAACTCTGGTAACCCTTCTACTGGTTCATATGACCAGTTTGAATGA
- the LOC101755948 gene encoding auxin response factor 19 isoform X2, with amino-acid sequence MDIPSHIPRDEKQQLLLGIRRANRQPTNISSSVLSSDSMHIGILAAAAHAAANNSPFTIFYNPRASPTEFVVPFAKYQKALYGNQISLGMRFRMMFETEELGTRRYMGTITGISDLDPVRWKNSQWRNLQVGWDESAAGERRNRVSIWEIEPVAAPFFICPPPFFGSKRPRQLDDESSEMENLLKRAMPWLGEEICIKDPQTQNTIMPGLSLVQWMNMNMQQNSSFANTAMQSEYLRSLSNPNMQNLGAADLSRQLCLQNQILQQNSIQFSSSKLPQQMQPVNELSKATLPLNQLGMGTKLQEQIHDPSNLQRQQQSMNQLLPLSQSQTNLVQAQVLVQNQMQQQQQPPSMTQNQQPAASQPQLLPHPQQQQQQQQQQQQQQQQKLLHQQQQLLLQQQQLQQQQQNQQQLNKMAAQVPNLAAQQLQLSDQQLQLQLLQKLQQQQQSLLSQPAVTLAQLPLIQEQQKLILDMQQQLSNSQSLSQQQTMPQQSTKVPSQATPPPPPSMQQEPQQKVPQKHVGFTDTSHAAIPPTTSVNAISAAGSSMMANGAAHSVLTEEIPSCSTSPSTANGNHLAQPILGRNQQCGMINNEKLPQSTAPMSIPSSLEAVTGIPRSTKELPKLNSNVKQSVMASKLPNTGPIPQNLVNSAPPTDYLETASSATSVWLSQADGLLHQGFPMSNFNQQQIFKDAPPETDIQGTDPSNNALFGINNDGQLGFPMGADAFLSNGIDASKYQNHISTDIDGNYRIPKDGQQEISSSMVSQSFGASDMAFNSIDSGMNDGGFLNRTSWPPAAPLKRMRTFTKVYKRGAVGRSIDISHYSGYDELKHALARMFSIEGQLEEQQRIGWKLVYKDHEDDILLLGDDPWEEFVNCVRCIRILSPQEVQQMSLDGDLGNNILPNQACSSSDGGNAWRARCDQNSGNPSTGSYDQFE; translated from the exons ATGGACATTCCGTCACATATACCGAG GGATGAAAAACAGCAACTGCTACTAGGAATCAGGCGTGCTAACAGACAGCCAACTAACATATCATCATCTGTCCTTTCAAGTGACAGCATGCATATAGGAATTCTGGCTGCAGCAGCCCATGCTGCAGCGAACAATAGCCCATTTACCATATTTTATAATCCTAG GGCTAGTCCTACAGAGTTTGTTGTACCGTTTGCTAAGTATCAGAAGGCACTCTATGGTAACCAAATATCTTTAGGAATGCGCTTTCGCATGATGTTTGAAACTGAGGAATTAGGCACAAGAAG GTACATGGGTACAATAACTGGCATTAGTGATCTAGATCCAGTAAGATGGAAAAACTCACAATGGCGCAACTTACAG GTTGGCTGGGATGAATCTGCAGCAGGCGAAAGGCGGAACAGGGTTTCAATCTGGGAAATTGAACCGGTAGCTGCTCCATTTTTCATATGCCCTCCACCATTTTTTGGTTCAAAACGTCCCAGACAACTAG ATGATGAGTCCTCAGAAATGGAGAATCTCTTAAAGAGGGCGATGCCATGGCTCGGTGAGGAGATATGCATAAAGGATCCGCAGACACAGAACACCATAATGCCTGGTCTGAGCTTGGTTCAGTGGATGAACATGAACATGCAGCAGAACTCCTCGTTTGCAAACACGGCAATGCAGTCTGAGTACCTACGATCACTAAGCAACCCCAACATGCAAAATCTTGGTGCAGCTGATCTCTCAAGGCAGTTATGCCTGCAGAACCAGATTCTGCAACAGAACAGTATTCAGTTTAGTTCTTCCAAACTTCCTCAGCAAATGCAGCCGGTCAATGAGTTGTCCAAGGCAACACTCCCACTGAATCAGCTTggcatgggcaccaaactgcaAGAACAGATTCACGATCCCAGCAATCTGCAGAGGCAACAACAGTCCATGAACCAACTTCTTCCATTGAGTCAATCTCAAACCAATCTTGTCCAGGCTCAGGTCCTTGTCCAGAATcaaatgcagcagcagcagcaaccaccatCCATGACTCAAAATCAGCAGCCAGCTGCCAGCCAGCCGCAACTCCTGCCCCatccgcagcagcagcagcagcagcagcagcagcaacagcaacaacaacaacaaaagttactacatcagcagcagcagcttttgCTTCAGCAACAGcaattgcagcagcagcagcaaaatcAGCAACAGCTAAATAAGATGGCTGCGCAAGTGCCAAATCtggcagctcagcagctgcaaTTGTCTGATCAGCAGCTTCAACTGCAACTGTTACAGAAattgcaacagcagcagcagtcttTGCTATCACAACCAGCTGTTACTCTTGCACAGTTACCGCTAATCCAAGAGCAGCAAAAGTTGATTCTTgatatgcagcagcagctgtcAAACTCTCAATCGCTTTCCCAGCAACAAACGATGCCCCAACAAAGTACCAAAGTTCCATCACAggcaacaccaccaccaccgccatccATGCAACAAGAGCCACAGCAGAAGGTTCCACAGAAGCATGTTGGGTTCACTGACACATCACATGCTGCAATTCCTCCAACTACATCAGTCAATGCCATTTCAGCAGCTGGAAGTTCTATGATGGCAAATGGTGCAGCACATTCTGTACTTACCGAGGAAATCCCTTCTTGCTCAACATCACCATCAACAGCTAATGGTAACCATCTTGCGCAACCAATTCTTGGAAGGAACCAACAATGCGGCATGATCAACAATGAGAAGTTGCCTCAGTCTACTGCTCCTATGTCAATACCAAGCTCCCTTGAAGCTGTCACAGGGATACCGAGATCGACTAAGGAACTGCCGAAGTTGAATTCTAATGTCAAGCAAAGTGTGATGGCTTCAAAGTTACCAAATACAGGGCCTATACCACAGAATTTGGTGAACAGTGCACCCCCAACGGACTATCTGGAAACAGCTTCATCAGCAACTTCAGTGTGGCTTTCCCAAGCGGATGGACTTTTACATCAAGGTTTCCCCATGTCTAACTTCAACCAGCAGCAGATATTCAAAGATGCGCCTCCTGAGACTGATATTCAGGGTACTGATCCAAGTAATAATGCACTTTTTGGAATAAACAATGATGGTCAGCTGGGTTTTCCCATGGGAGCAGATGCCTTCTTGTCAAATGGAATTGATGCTTCCAAGTATCAGAATCATATTTCAACAGACATTGATGGTAACTACAGGATTCCAAAGGATGGTCAACAAGAAATATCGTCATCCATGGTTTCACAGTCGTTTGGTGCATCGGATATGGCATTCAATTCAATTGACTCTGGTATGAATGACGGTGGTTTCTTGAACAGAACTTCTTGGCCGCCTGCTGCTCCTCTGAAGAGGATGAGAACATTTACCAAG GTGTATAAACGTGGAGCTGTAGGCCGGTCCATTGACATTAGTCATTATTCTGGATACGATGAGTTGAAGCATGCTCTGGCTCGCATGTTCAGTATTGAGGGGCAACTTGAGGAACAGCAGAGAATTGGCTGGAAACTTGTTTACAAGGACCATGAGGATGACATCCTACTTCTTGGTGATGACCCATGGGA GGAATTTGTCAACTGTGTGAGGTGCATTAGGATCCTGTCGCCTCAGGAAGTGCAGCAGATGAGCTTGGATGGTGATCTTGGGAACAACATTCTCCCTAACCAGGCCTGCAGCAGCTCAGATGGTGGGAATGCCTGGAGAGCTCGCTGCGATCAGAACTCTGGTAACCCTTCTACTGGTTCATATGACCAGTTTGAATGA